In the genome of Natator depressus isolate rNatDep1 chromosome 21, rNatDep2.hap1, whole genome shotgun sequence, one region contains:
- the TAF11 gene encoding transcription initiation factor TFIID subunit 11 isoform X1 → MASSERAVSPAAMAEAGERSRDESGDPGSTQETFAAASSPPGLGVAPAASEEPPAAAEKSEREAAEPGGGGEPRADCPAAEQVNSQEGLELASAESEDSTLQSSVAKKIKIEIKEKKEKKQKVDEDEIQKMQILVSSFSEEQLNRYEMYRRSAFPKAAIKRLVQSITGTSVSQNVVIAMSGISKVFAGEVVEEALDVCEKWGELPPLQPKHMREAVRRLKSRGQIPNSKYKKITFH, encoded by the exons ATGGCATCATCAGAGCGCGCCGTCTCTCCGGCGGCCATGGCGGAAGCCGGGGAGCGCAGTCGCGACGAGAGCGGGGACCCGGGCTCGACCCAGGAGACGTTTGCGGCTGCCTCGTcgcccccagggctgggggttgcCCCCGCGGCCTCCGAGGAGCCGCCGGCTGCGGCAGAGAAGAGCGAGCGGGAGGCGGCCGAGCCCGGCGGGGGCGGCGAGCCCAGAGCGGACTGCCCGGCGGCGGAG CAGGTGAACAGCCAAGAAGGCTTGGAATTAGCCTCAGCTGAATCTGAGGACTCTACATTGCAGTCTTCTGTAGCTAAGAAGATAAAAATAGAGataaaagagaagaaagagaagaagCAGAAAGTAGATGAAGATGAGATTCAGAAAATGCA AATATTGGTTtcttccttttctgaagaacagcTGAACCGCTATGAGATGTACCGCCGGTCTGCTTTCCCCAAGGCTGCTATTAAACGG CTGGTCCAGTCCATTACTGGGACTTCTGTGTCTCAGAATGTGGTTATTGCCATGTCTGGGATTTCCAAAGTCTTCGCTGGGGAGGTGGTAGAAGAAG cACTGGATGTGTGTGAGAAGTGGGGAGAATTACCACCTCTTCAGCCCAAACACATGCGTGAGGCAGTCCGGCGGCTGAAGTCAAGGGGGCAGATACCCAATTCAAAGTATAAAAAAATCACCTTCCATTGA
- the TAF11 gene encoding transcription initiation factor TFIID subunit 11 isoform X2, whose product MASSERAVSPAAMAEAGERSRDESGDPGSTQETFAAASSPPGLGVAPAASEEPPAAAEKSEREAAEPGGGGEPRADCPAAEVNSQEGLELASAESEDSTLQSSVAKKIKIEIKEKKEKKQKVDEDEIQKMQILVSSFSEEQLNRYEMYRRSAFPKAAIKRLVQSITGTSVSQNVVIAMSGISKVFAGEVVEEALDVCEKWGELPPLQPKHMREAVRRLKSRGQIPNSKYKKITFH is encoded by the exons ATGGCATCATCAGAGCGCGCCGTCTCTCCGGCGGCCATGGCGGAAGCCGGGGAGCGCAGTCGCGACGAGAGCGGGGACCCGGGCTCGACCCAGGAGACGTTTGCGGCTGCCTCGTcgcccccagggctgggggttgcCCCCGCGGCCTCCGAGGAGCCGCCGGCTGCGGCAGAGAAGAGCGAGCGGGAGGCGGCCGAGCCCGGCGGGGGCGGCGAGCCCAGAGCGGACTGCCCGGCGGCGGAG GTGAACAGCCAAGAAGGCTTGGAATTAGCCTCAGCTGAATCTGAGGACTCTACATTGCAGTCTTCTGTAGCTAAGAAGATAAAAATAGAGataaaagagaagaaagagaagaagCAGAAAGTAGATGAAGATGAGATTCAGAAAATGCA AATATTGGTTtcttccttttctgaagaacagcTGAACCGCTATGAGATGTACCGCCGGTCTGCTTTCCCCAAGGCTGCTATTAAACGG CTGGTCCAGTCCATTACTGGGACTTCTGTGTCTCAGAATGTGGTTATTGCCATGTCTGGGATTTCCAAAGTCTTCGCTGGGGAGGTGGTAGAAGAAG cACTGGATGTGTGTGAGAAGTGGGGAGAATTACCACCTCTTCAGCCCAAACACATGCGTGAGGCAGTCCGGCGGCTGAAGTCAAGGGGGCAGATACCCAATTCAAAGTATAAAAAAATCACCTTCCATTGA